The proteins below are encoded in one region of Ricinus communis isolate WT05 ecotype wild-type chromosome 6, ASM1957865v1, whole genome shotgun sequence:
- the LOC8266821 gene encoding disease resistance protein TAO1, which yields MSKSRDMELSSTAFERMSKLKFLKFYSPYDHRQELYAACKICNISLSKGFSFLPDELRYLYWHKYPLTSLPLNFCPDNLVQLHLIRSHVQQLCNRDQCLENLKVLDLSYSVELIKIPDLSELQKLEVLRLRGCTTLVEISSSIPYDSNLSHMDLGNCKNLFKISSTIKLRRLNFLSLEGCSRITDFPKLTKSIQHLNLNGTSIEKVPSSIGRRISLTLLSLDGCTRLESVPSSIGELKCLERLNLTGCSELASLPNNIGELKCLKRLYMIGCSKLMNLPDGIVNLTSLEVLVISMCQLLNGLPENFGNLESLKGIFCKRKWYKGATNRLSKLVELDCRGCEGLKLPPFTGLSRLEVLSLEDCGMEEIPDGISSLVSLEKLLLEGNNLERLPTTIKEFSKLRMLYLRNCERLKYLPDLPPALQHLDLTNCTSRESILTSVTKGNLDSLWTLDASNCESLDQNEWRNFVDNMLRRLESLLPQLKLSTLKQFQKWGNRSVFEYSAMYRVDGGELPQRMRYQNNSGSTVPFSLRLDPWDFMVLVFCAVAVLKDCPSRAVPVMICKCRLTAESGRSLCFESYGRDLNKTDQMFGSEQTITWFSTVKPIYSKYSYKRASFEFYPTLLYEFGYEDEYEDQEGVISSSAVVIKCGVHVLYDDNDINLPSFIDSDTPSESLLPHCSFNDFEIKEEEEEEEEEEEEEEEEEQVNCGLIKRV from the exons ATGTCCAAGAGTAGAGATATGGAATTAAGTTCTACGGCATTTGAGAGGATGAGCAAACTTAAATTCCTCAAATTCTATAGTCCTTATGACCACCGACAAGAACTATATGCTGCCTGCAAAATATGCAATATATCCCTGTCCAAAGGGTTCAGTTTCTTACCAGATGAGTTAAGATATCTGTATTGGCATAAATACCCTTTAACATCTCTGCCCTTGAACTTTTGCCCAGATAATCTTGTTCAGCTTCATTTGATACGTAGCCATGTTCAACAACTTTGCAACAGAGATCAG TGTCTTGAAAATTTGAAAGTTTTGGACCTCAGCTACTCTGTGGAGCTAATCAAAATTCCAGACTTGTCTGAACTCCAAAAACTTGAGGTTTTACGTTTAAGAGGCTGCACCACTTTGGTTGAGATTTCCTCATCTATTCCATATGACAGCAACCTTTCACATATGGATCTTGGAAATTGCAAAAATCTCTTCAAGATTTCAAGCACCATTAAGTTGAGAAGACTTAATTTCCTTTCTCTTGAAGGTTGCTCAAGAATCACAGATTTTCCAAAACTTACAAAGAGTATACAGCATCTTAATTTGAATGGAACTTCAATAGAAAAAGTTCCCTCGTCAATTGGGCGTCGCATTTCACTCACTCTTTTGTCTTTGGATGGATGCACAAGGCTGGAAAGTGTTCCGAGCAGTATTGGTGAGTTGAAATGTCTCGAACGTCTTAATCTTACTGGATGCTCGGAACTGGCAAGTCTTCCAAACAATATAGGCGAATTGAAGTGTCTGAAACGTCTTTATATGATTGGATGCTCAAAACTAATGAACCTTCCAGATGGCATTGTCAATTTGACGTCTCTTGAAGTCCTTGTTATATCTATGTGTCAACTTCTCAATGGATTACCAGAGAACTTTGGGAATTTAGAATCTCTGAAGGGGATTTTTTGCAAGCGAAAGTGGTATAAAGGCGCTACCAATAGATTGAGCAAACTTGTTGAATTAGATTGCCGAGGATGCGAAGGATTAAAATTGCCTCCTTTCACAGGTTTATCCCGTCTAGAAGTTCTTTCTCTTGAGGATTGTGGTATGGAAGAAATTCCCGACGGTATTTCCTCTTTAGTTTCATTGGAGAAGCTACTTTTAGAGGGAAATAATTTGGAGAGGCTGCCTACCACCATCAAAGAATTCTCTAAGTTACGAATGCTCTATTTAAGGAACTGCGAGAGACTTAAATATTTACCTGATCTTCCGCCAGCTCTACAACATTTAGATTTGACCAATTGTACATCTCGGGAATCAATACTAACATCAGTCACAAAAGGAAATTTGGATTCGTTATGGACGCTTGATGCAAGTAATTGCGAGAGTCTGGATCAGAATGAGTGGAGAAACTTTGTAGATAATATGCTACGGAGACTTGAAAGTTTATTGCCACAGCTGAAACTCTCTACTTTAAAACAATTTCag aAATGGGGGAACAGAAGTGTTTTTGAGTACTCCGCTATGTATCGTGTCGATGGAGGTGAACTGCCTCAAAGAATGAGGTATCAAAATAACAGTGGGTCAACTGTGCCATTCTCATTGAGACTGGATCCATGGGACTTCATGGTTCTCGTCTTTTGCGCTGTTGCTGTATTGAAAGATTGCCCTTCTCGTGCAGTCCCAGTTATGATATGTAAATGCAGATTGACAGCCGAGTCTGGACGTTCCCTTTGTTTCGAATCATATGGTAGGGATCTAAATAAAACTGACCAAATGTTCGGATCAGAACAGACTATCACTTGGTTTTCAACAGTAAAGCCAATCTACTCTAAATACAGTTACAAAAGGGCCTCATTTGAATTTTACCCTACCTTATTATATGAATTCGGTTATGAAGACGAATATGAAGACCAAGAAGGTGTAATAAGCTCTAGTGCAGTGGTAATCAAGTGTGGAGTTCATGTGTTGTATGATGATAATGACATTAACCTCCCTTCCTTTATAGACAGCGACACACCAAGCGAATCTCTTTTGCCACATTGCAGTTTCAACGATTTCGAAATCaaggaggaagaggaagaggaagaggaagaggaagaggaggaAGAGGAGGAAGAACAAGTGAATTGTGGATTGATAAAACGTGTGTAA
- the LOC125370299 gene encoding disease resistance protein RPV1-like: MASTSSTPPQRKYDVFLSFRGLDTRNGFVSHLFKALSEKHIITFKDENLDRGEQISDTLSQTIKESYVSVVIFSKNYACSAWCLDELVTILQCNKEKGQVVLPVFYEIDPTEVQELTGSYGNALMNHRKEFENCLVENWSHALKKIAAMAGFVSWNTKPESKLIEEIVNHVWEKLNQAFSYDHCDDGLVGINSRIKDIEQMLCLESKDVRILGIWGMGGIGKTTLASKIFERILSQFHSSYFVANVREKLEKSTLDSLQHELLSKLLGKEYSDLGIANRFFGRAHDIYGRGSRIIMTSRDKQILKNAGAEIYEVKELNFDDAFKLFILHAFKGNPPPKAFMGVARTSVDYGQGNPLALKVLGSNLYDKNIEEWSDHLKKLEGISDKKIQNILRINFDNLDEDEKEIFLDIACSFRWEEKDEVESILSSFGRSAITGIRSLYDKSLITIWDKKIGMHDLLQQMGRDIVRQECVKSPEKRSRLWIPQDIDRVLTKDLVRTKCIGTLFKPQLL, from the exons ATGGCTTCTACTTCCTCCACTCCTCCTCAACGGAAATATGATGTGTTTCTTAGTTTTAGAGGTCTAGATACCCGTAATGGTTTTGTTAGTCATCTCTTCAAAGCTTTAAGTGAAAAACACATTATCACCTTCAAGGATGAAAATCTTGACAGAGGAGAACAGATCTCAGATACCCTCTCGCAAACAATCAAAGAATCATATGTTTCAGTTGTTATTTTTTCGAAAAATTATGCATGTTCTGCATGGTGTTTGGATGAGCTCGTGACAATACTTCAGTGTAATAAAGAGAAGGGTCAAGTAGTACTGCCTGTCTTCTATGAAATAGATCCAACTGAGGTGCAGGAATTGACAGGCAGCTATGGCAATGCACTTATGAACCATCGAAAAGAATTCGAGAATTGCTTAGTCGAGAACTGGAGCCATGCTTTGAAGAAAATAGCTGCGATGGCAGGATTCGTTTCATGGAATACCAA GCCGGAGTCAAAACTAATCGAAGAAATTGTCAATCATGTTTGGGAGAAATTAAATCAAGCATTTTCTTATGATCATTGTGATGATGGTTTAGTTGGAATTAATTCACGTATCAAGGATATTGAACAAATGTTATGCCTTGAATCAAAAGATGTTCGCATTTTAGGAATATGGGGAATGGGAGGTATAGGAAAAACAACTCTCGCTAGCAAAATATTTGAACGGATTTTATCTCAATTTCACAGTTCATATTTTGTTGCAAATgtgagagaaaaattagaaaaaagcaCATTAGATTCATTACAACATGAACTTCTTTCCAAACTATTAGGAAAAGAATATTCAGATCTTGGGAT AGCAAATAGATTTTTTGGTAGGGCTCATGATATTTATGGTCGAGGGAGTAGAATTATTATGACAAGCAGAGATAAACAAATTCTCAAGAACGCAGGTGCCGAGATATATGAAGttaaagaattgaattttGATGATGCTTTTAAACTCTTTATCTTGCATGCTTTTAAAGGAAATCCTCCTCCAAAAGCATTCATGGGAGTGGCGAGGACGTCAGTAGATTATGGACAAGGCAACCCATTAGCTCTTAAAGTTTTGGGTTCCAACTTATATGATAAGAATATAGAAGAATGGAGTGACCACTTAAAAAAACTGGAGGGTATTTCTGAtaagaaaattcaaaacaTACTGagaataaattttgataatttggACGAGGACGAGAAAGAAATATTTCTTGATATAGCATGTTCTTTCAGGTGGGAAGAGAAAGATGAAGTTGAAAGTATCTTGAGCAGTTTTGGTCGTTCTGCGATAACTGGAATCAGAAGTCTTTATGACAAGTCTCTCATCACAATTTGGGACAAGAAGATAGGAATGCATGATTTGCTCCAACAAATGGGCAGAGATATTGTTCGTCAAGAATGCGTCAAGAGTCCTGAAAAGAGAAGCAGGTTGTGGATTCCTCAAGATATCGATCGTGTATTGACAAAAGATTTAGTAAGAACCAAATGCATTGGCACTCTTTTTAAACCTCAATTGCTATAG